A genomic region of Rhipicephalus sanguineus isolate Rsan-2018 chromosome 3, BIME_Rsan_1.4, whole genome shotgun sequence contains the following coding sequences:
- the LOC119385878 gene encoding UPF0047 protein YjbQ gives MWDERSHRYTCVACTCASYAHAWEEEINKIKKDVPIKKSSFPRRVIPSDSEVMATASGSGIRHGSSWVQRKINLRPQHRGGHLITDEVVKQMPEISQFAVGLFHIQIMHTSASLALNENWDPDVRDDVENFMNKLVPENLPYQHSCEGPDDMPAHIKAILFGSSLSIPITDGKLNLGTWQGIWLCEHRNRAGSRKVVVTINGSLKD, from the exons ATGTGGGATGAAAGAAGCCACCGGTACAC GTGTGTGGCGTGCACGTGCGCTTCATATGCTCACGCATgggaagaagaaataaataaaataaaaaaggatgTGCCGATAAAGAAAAGTTCCTTCCCTCGGAGAGTGATCCCATCTGATTCGGAAGTGATGGCGACAGCCAGTGGCAGTGGAATAAGGCACGGTTCTTCTTGGGTACAGAGGAAGATCAACCTGAGGCCACAGCACCGGGGCGGCCATCTCATAACGGACGAGGTTGTGAAACAAATGCCAGAGATTTCCCAGTTCGCCGTCGGCCTCTTTCACATACAGA TTATGCACACATCTGCAAGTTTGGCATTGAATGAG aaCTGGGATCCAGACGTTCG AGATGATGTAGAGAACTTCATGAATAAATTAGTACCGGAG AACCTACCTTACCAGCACTCCTGTGAAGGTCCTGATGACATG CCTGCCCATATCAAGGCTATTCTGTTTGGGTCGAGCCTGTCCATTCCGATCACGGATGGCAAGCTCAACCTGGGCACCTGGCAGGGCATCTGGCTCTGTGAGCATAGAAACAGGGCAG gctccAGAAAAGTGGTGGTGACAATCAATGGCTCCTTGAAAGACTGA
- the LOC119387196 gene encoding LOW QUALITY PROTEIN: protein disulfide-isomerase A4 (The sequence of the model RefSeq protein was modified relative to this genomic sequence to represent the inferred CDS: deleted 1 base in 1 codon), protein MSKMKTEFVLLVLASMFVGNVLCGDMEQTLSEGGGRKEPGLDVDSGKLAPELQEPTQKTEGGGDSGAKTTEGEAKTTEGEAKTEEKDGDVKVETEDDESKEGAAEEEEEDKPKKPKFEQDTAPTLTHVDIEAMGVKVEMNVFKLNISNFYEVVNNTRYMLINFYAPWCEHCVKLEPEYARAALTLRQRDPQVILAKVDTTVEQKLANRFSVNKYPTLFFSHRGNTTEYENTFSAEGIVDAMAEKTDPMFEPPPEASLELTAVNFTMTINNAKLMLIYFYAPWCGHCRRLSPEFERAARRLKEYNIPLGKVDATKEKSLAEVNEVRSYPTLLLYRRGRRFEYNGPREEAGIVNHMLNLSQYPSQEVSTLKQFKKAIHPITITVLAVFSKSRGPFYKEFEAAANNLRGRHTFYHTYSMELARHYKVTENSLVLIHPEILRSPYEEPYYTFSRPDATQVHMERFMEEHLFPLVGFRDVANLWKYINKYPIVVVFYDVDFGFDNKEETQRIRHKVLKVAQQYKGRVLFAVSHETDFEDDLKSLGLEDSGAEVNVGMWMSERERYRMAPVDDFKSANLRNFVESVLQGTLKQYVRSQTPPREQTRDVLTVVGSTFEELVMASDKDTLIMFRGPDCHMCDELVEELELCYNRIDYQAPDRFQSAIIDATQNDFPGIFKVDDFPTIYFVSAKDKMHPKLFQGIRKAFGLIKFVKENFSYDIPDRSDFSVFPAFKRPKPPKDDKKAKDDKKAEDDKAKDEKSNDSAKKKEEL, encoded by the exons ATGTCCAAGATGAAGACGGAGTTCGTGCTTCTGGTCTTAGCTTCTATGTTTGTAGGGAATGTTTTATGCGGCGACATGGAGCAGACGCTGAGCGAAG GTGGCGGTCGAAAGGAACCCGGTCTGGACGTGGACAGTGGTAAGCTGGCACCGGAGCTGCAGGAACCAACG CAGAAGACCGAGGGCGGTGGCGATAGTGGCGCCAAGACCACTGAGGGCGAGGCTAAGACGACTGAGGGTGAGGCCAAGACGGAAGAGAAGGATGGAGACGTCAAGGTGGAGACTGAGGACGACGAGTCCAAGGAGGGCGCggccgaggaggaggaggaggataagcCCAAGAAGCCCAAGTTCGAGCAAGACACTGCTCCCACGCTCACCCATGTCGACATTGAGGCCATGGGTGTCAAGGTCGAGATGAACGTGTTCAAGCTCAACATCTCAAACTTCTACGAAGTGGTGAACAACACGCGCTACATGCTCATCAACTTCTACGCGCCATG GTGCGAGCACTGCGTGAAGCTGGAGCCCGAGTACGCGCGGGCGGCCCTGACGCTTCGTCAGCGAGACCCGCAGGTGATTCTGGCCAAGGTGGACACCACGGTGGAGCAGAAGCTGGCCAACCGCTTCAGCGTCAACAAGTACCCGACGCTCTTCTTCTCGCACCGCGGAAACACCACCGAGTACGAGAACACCTTCTCGGCTGAAG GCATCGTCGACGCGATGGCCGAGAAGACGGATCCAATGTTCGAGCCACCCCCAGAGGCGTCGTTGGAACTGACTGCTGTTAACTTCACGATGACCATCAACAACGCCAAGCTGATGCTCATCTACTTCTATGCTCCATG GTGCGGCCACTGCCGCCGCTTGTCTCCCGAGTTCGAGCGAGCGGCGCGGCGCCTGAAAGAGTACAACATCCCTCTGGGCAAGGTGGACGCCACCAAGGAGAAGAGCCTGGCCGAGGTCAACGAGGTGCGCAGCTACCCGACGCTGCTGCTGTACCGGCGCGGACGGCGCTTCGAGTACAACGGTCCCCGCGAGGAGGCCGGCATCGTGAACCACATGCTGAACCTGTCCCAGTACCCGAGCCAGGAGGTCAGCACGCTGAAGCAGTTCAAGAAGGCCATCCACCCGATCACCATCACCGTTCTGGCAGTTTTCAGCAAGTCCCGCGGACCTTTCTACAAGGAGTTTGAGGCTGCGG CGAACAACCTGCGCGGCCGTCACACTTTCTACCACACCTACTCGATGGAGCTGGCCAGGCACTACAAGGTGACCGAGAACTCGCTCGTGCTCATCCACCCCGAGATTCTGCGGTCTCCGTACGAGGAGCCCTACTACACCTTCAGCAGG CCCGATGCGACTCAGGTGCACATGGAGCGATTCATGGAGGAGCACCTGTTTCCCTTGGTCGGCTTCCGGGACGTGGCCAACCTCTGGAAGTACATCAACAAGTATCCCATCGTTGTCGTCTTTTACGACGTCGACTTTGGCTTCGACAACAAGGAAG AGACACAGCGCATCCGGCACAAGGTTCTGAAGGTT GCCCAGCAGTACAAGGGCCGCGTGCTGTTCGCCGTGTCGCACGAGACCGACTTCGAGGACGACCTGAAGAGCCTCGGCCTCGAGGACAGCGGCGCCGAAGTCAACGTGGGCATGTGGATGTCCGAGCGCGAGCGCTACCGCATGGCGCCAGTGGACGACTTCAAGAGCGCAAATCTGCGCAACTTCGTCGAGTCCGTGCTTCAGG GCACCCTGAAGCAGTACGTGCGGTCCCAGACGCCACCGCGCGAGCAGACGAGGGACGTTCTCACGGTCGTGGGCAGCACGTTCGAGGAGCTGGTTATGGCCTCTGACAAGGACACGCTCATCATGTTCCGCGGTCCCGACTGTCACATGTGCGACGAGCTGGTCGAGGAGCTCGAACTCTGCTACAACCGCATCGACTACCAGGCGCCTGACCGCTTCCAGTCCGCCATCATCGACGCCACACAGAACGACTTCCCCGGCATCTTCAAG GTCGATGACTTCCCCACCATCTACTTCGTGTCAGCTAAGGACAAGATGCACCCCAAGTTGTTCCAAGGCATCCGCAAGGCTTTCGGACTGATCAAGTTTGTCAAGGAAAACTTCTCCTATGATATCCCTGACCGCTCGGACTTCAGCGTCTTCCCCGCCTTTAAGCGGCCCAAGCCACCGAAGGACGACAAGAAGGCGAAGGATGACAAGAAGGCGGAGGATGACAAAGCCAAAGATGAGAAAAGCAACGATTCCgctaagaaaaaagaagagttgtag